Proteins encoded by one window of Streptomyces sp. ALI-76-A:
- a CDS encoding hydrolase, whose protein sequence is MPFPPVLEVEGAALSAAEYAPHTDRAGRLPDAVVEALTGTGLLAHFVPRAFGGAAGRFDDCLPALLRLAEADPSAGWCAAVMTSMSRMAAYLPSGGQKAVWAHGPHVSIAGTLQPAGTATPTPGGWLLSGRWPYCSGVHHARWALLSAVPEGAPGPQFLLVPRSAWTTEPTWSGAVGLRGTGSDTLVLDTKVFVPEDRSFTRKQLFTAADPPAEGDCYRVPHEAISGLFFALPLLGAARAALNAWTAAASRHPSPGSLRDGDAALATASGKIDAADLLLRRAARTCDEPDALNALLAARCRRDYATAAGLLNEAVQTLFHSAGVRATSGTGALSRLWRDASMAALHPALAVPPAAQEYATCLLRRTE, encoded by the coding sequence CGGCTGCCCGACGCCGTCGTCGAGGCCCTCACCGGAACCGGTCTGCTCGCCCACTTCGTCCCCCGAGCCTTCGGCGGCGCCGCGGGACGGTTCGACGACTGCCTGCCCGCGCTGCTCCGCCTGGCCGAGGCCGACCCATCCGCCGGATGGTGTGCCGCGGTCATGACCTCCATGAGCCGGATGGCTGCCTACCTTCCCTCGGGCGGGCAGAAGGCCGTGTGGGCGCACGGCCCTCACGTGTCCATCGCCGGCACCCTGCAGCCGGCCGGTACCGCCACGCCCACCCCCGGCGGATGGCTGCTGTCTGGACGGTGGCCCTACTGCAGCGGGGTCCACCATGCCCGGTGGGCCCTGCTATCCGCCGTGCCCGAGGGCGCCCCCGGCCCGCAGTTCCTGCTCGTGCCGCGCTCGGCGTGGACCACCGAGCCGACCTGGAGCGGCGCGGTCGGCCTACGTGGCACCGGCAGCGACACCCTTGTCCTCGACACTAAGGTGTTCGTCCCCGAGGACCGCTCCTTCACCCGCAAGCAACTGTTCACGGCTGCGGACCCGCCTGCGGAAGGGGACTGCTACCGCGTACCGCACGAGGCGATCAGCGGCCTCTTCTTCGCCCTACCGCTGCTCGGTGCCGCTCGCGCGGCACTGAACGCGTGGACCGCCGCGGCGAGCCGACACCCGTCGCCGGGCTCGCTGCGCGACGGCGATGCGGCGCTGGCGACCGCCTCCGGGAAGATCGACGCTGCGGACCTCCTGCTGCGCCGGGCGGCCCGTACCTGCGACGAGCCCGATGCGCTCAACGCACTGCTCGCCGCCCGCTGCCGCCGCGATTACGCCACCGCCGCTGGGCTCCTGAACGAAGCCGTCCAAACCCTGTTCCACAGCGCGGGGGTACGCGCCACCAGCGGCACCGGCGCGCTGTCGCGGCTGTGGCGGGACGCCAGCATGGCTGCACTCCATCCCGCCCTCGCCGTCCCGCCGGCCGCCCAGGAGTACGCCACGTGCCTGCTGCGGCGCACCGAGTAG